In a single window of the Acyrthosiphon pisum isolate AL4f chromosome X, pea_aphid_22Mar2018_4r6ur, whole genome shotgun sequence genome:
- the LOC100574700 gene encoding chromobox protein homolog 1-like produces MSSREIEGVENIIPSGTATEEDQEELYSVELILDKRLNNNKVEYFLKWKGYDERDNTWEPEENLDCEEMINEFEENLRKEEKERKRMEKRRRRALKQRLSNSTTTFCPSSEAISVDAVIKQEKENNIEQVKTGDVSKGIEMTPEKILGATDESGQLMFLLKWKELEEAELIPAKEANLLCPRIVLDFYESRITWHSNSENINGV; encoded by the coding sequence AGAGATAGAAGGCGttgaaaacataatacctaGTGGTACTGCTACAGAAGAGGATCAAGAAGAGCTGTATTCTGTGgaattaattttagataaacgtttaaataataataaggtagAATACTTCCTTAAGTGGAAAGGCTATGATGAGAGAGATAACACGTGGGAACCAGAAGAGAACCTTGATTGCGAAGAAATGATAAATGAGTTTGAAGAAAATCTTCGAAAGGaagaaaaagaaagaaaaagaaTGGAAAAACGTAGGCGCCGTGCCTTGAAGCAGAGACTTTCAAATTCAACAACTACATTTTGTCCTTCATCAGAAGCTATTTCTGTTGACGCAGTGATAAAACAGGAAAAGGAAAACAATATTGAACAAGTCAAAACGGGTGATGTTTCTAAAGGTATTGAGATGACTCCTGAAAAAATTTTAGGAGCAACTGATGAAAGTGGTCAATTGATGTTTCTGTTAAAATGGAAAGAATTAGAGGAAGCCGAATTAATACCTGCTAAAGAGGCTAATTTATTGTGCCCACGAATTGTTCTCGATTTTTATGAAAGTAGGATTACATGGCACTCCAACTCTGAAAATATAAATGgcgtttaa